The following proteins are co-located in the Larus michahellis chromosome 9, bLarMic1.1, whole genome shotgun sequence genome:
- the LOC141748292 gene encoding phosphatidylinositol 3,4,5-trisphosphate 5-phosphatase 2-like isoform X2, with protein MAAASWYHRDISRVVAEELLAKAGRDGCFLVRDSESVSGAYALCLLFQRHVHTYRILPDDEGLLSVQVGAAVDAQRLNAAGVHSLPGLMPPGAMPGGSPATSRDVGRMQTIQGIQAKCFRTLPDLIGAYQQPNNGLVTPLLYPVHRARQAADEDSDGEDGRGSGHTASAVPTWGAGTGAWLSAPIAGRTHISQQLHQRLQEQVHSSPASDFMGFMAEYLNHHLQLDLEALRHGHPQLRHLSTALVTACRALHSEIDFTLAGLETLARVFDPPASPRSPAREQGLLTSDPDLELLLNKISTVNHLLSSLEKKVLKSLQETVSRHNLALPCVAAAPPPTAKPLAVQSFEVKVGKLQRAALTVDVESGTVAITKKGSGSPEETIPQDKILQLIKYQSVQSKVRLVYDREPQRSLSRDFVFPNARKREAFCQLLQLMKIQHSNLDEPDLISVYVGTWNMGSTPPPRSLASWLTSRGLGRTQDETTACIPHDIYVIGTQENSLGDREWVEFLRASLKTLMAIDYRVVALQCLWSIKIVVLVKPEHERRISHVHTSSVKTGIANTLGNKGAVGVSFLFNGTSFGFINCHLASGSEKTHRRNQNYSDILRSLVLGDKRLSAFDLTLRFTHLFWFGDLNYRLDMDVQDILAHVTKKEFETLLAVDQLNLEREKNKVFLRFSEGDISFPPTYRYERGSRDSYMWQKFKPTGVRINVPSWCDRILWKSHPETHVVCKSYGCTDDIVTSDHSPVFATFEVGVTSQFVPKKAPGSDPEPLACIEWESIEVIVKTASRSKCYIEFHSYCLEEAQRSGENTSQSCDIPGFLKLAWSAKSLPMLHPILPDLEYLGDQHLLLSIKGVESCESYGECCIAMKSMIGSMAQQFETFLFHRGEETGSMRGWMKVRVPKDRRSTRERLYEWISFEEDDAEPAADAPTCPKPPLQRLRSRPRSLPEAAAGYTNPAYFIFEGVPNAWVPAPGSSEAHDKQMESPARGQQCQSPPGPRIPLPSEEERWGSRHLCVPGGLSHGHPCSPPGVGRQKRPKSAVLVRDTPGLGDCSLTALHMATCLSQLDWASSEHGGDSQKTLLRQTHSTLKPPPRPCREVPRCTPDTRQHGHLGEWPCNREEWSGGVGRCLGHLGLQQDKERLQEHGWNHLDSYRSRRLSPSSLPKAVEGPC; from the exons ATGGCGGCAGCAAGCTGGTACCACCGGGACATCAGCCGGGTGGTGGCGGAggagctgctggccaaggccggGCGGGACGGCTGCTTCCTGGTGCGGGACAGCGAGTCGGTCTCGGGGGCGTATGCCCTCTGCCTCCT GTTCCAGCGGCATGTCCACACCTACCGCATCCTCCCTGATGACGAGGGGCTGCTCTCCGTCCAGGTGGGTGCAGCGGTGGATGCCCAGAGGCTGAATGCTGCTGGGGTGCACTCCCTGCCCGGACTAATGCCACCAGGCGCCATGCCAGGGGGGTCACCGGCTACGAGCAGGGACGTGGGCAGGATGCAG aCCATCCAGGGCATCCAGGCCAAGTGTTTCCGCACCCTCCCCGACCTGATCGGCGCCTACCAGCAGCCCAACAACGGGCTGGTGACGCCCCTGCTCTACCCCGTGCACCGGGCCAGGCAGGCGGCCGACGAGGACTCAG ACGGGGAGGACGGCCGAGGCAGTGGGCACACGGCGAGCGCGGTCCCGACCTGGGGAGCCGGGACGGGCGCGTGGCTCAGCGCTCCCATCGCCGGCCGGACCCACATCTCGCAGCAGCTGCAccagaggctgcaggagcaggtccACAGCAG CCCGGCCAGCGACTTCATGGGCTTCATGGCCGAGTACCTGAACCACCACCTGCAGCTGGACCTGGAGGCTCTGCGCCATGGGCACCCGCAGCTGCGCCATCTCAGCACCGCGCTCGTCACCGCCTGCCGGGCGCTGCACAG tgAGATTGACTTCACGCTGGCGGGACTGGAGACACTGGCCAGGGTGTTTgacccccccgcgtcccctcgcAGCCCGGCCAGGGAGCAG GGCCTCCTCACCAGCGATCCAGACCTTGAGCTGCTCCTCAACAAGATATCTACTGTCAACCATCTCCTCTCTTCGCTGGAGAAGAAG GTGCTGAAGTCGCTGCAGGAGACGGTGTCTAGACACAACCTGGCGCTGCCCTGCGTGGCAGCGGCCCCCCCGCCGACCGCCAAGCCCCTGGCCGTGCAGAGCTTCGAG GTGAAGGTGGGCAAGCTGCAGCGGGCAGCCCTGACGGTGGACGTGGAGTCGGGCACGGTGGCCATCACCAAGAAGGGCAGCGGGTCCCCGGAGGAGACCATCCCGCAGGACAAAA TCCTGCAGCTGATCAAATACCAGAGCGTGCAGAGCAAGGTGAGGCTGGTGTACGACCGGGAGCCGCAGAGGAGCCTGAGCAGAGACTTTGTCTTCCCCAATGCACGG AAGCGAGAGGCCTtttgccagctgctgcagctgatgaAGATCCAGCACTCCAACCTGGATGAGCCTGACCTCATCTCGGTCTATGTTGGGACATGGAACATGG GCAGCACCCCACCACCCCGCTCCCTCGCCTCCTGGCTGACCTCAAGGGGCTTGGGGCGCACGCAGGACGAGACCACCGCCTGCATCCCCCACGACATCTACGTTATCGGCACCCAGGAGAACTCCCTGGGTGACCGCGAGTGGGTCGAGTTCCTCCGCGCATCTCTGAAGACCCTGATGGCCATCGACTACCGCGTG gtCGCCCTGCAATGCCTCTGGAGCATCAAGATCGTGGTGCTGGTGAAGCCCGAGCACGAACGGCGCATCAGCCACGTCCACACCTCCAGCGTGAAAACCGGGATCGCCAACACGCTGG GGAACAAGGGAGCTGTGGGCGTCTCCTTCCTCTTCAATGGGACCTCCTTTGGTTTCATCAACTGCCACCTGGCCTCTGGCAGTGAGAAGACACACAG GCGTAACCAGAACTACAGTGACATCCTGCGCTCCCTGGTTCTGGGTGACAAGCGGCTCAGCGCCTTCGACCTCACCCTGCGCTTCACCCACCTCTTCTGGTTCGGGGACCTCAACTACCGCCTGGACATGGATGTGCAG GACATCCTTGCCCACGTAACCAAGAAGGAGTTTGAAACCCTCCTGGCTGTTGACCAGCTCAACCTGGAGCGGGAGAAGAACAAGGTGTTCCTGCGATTCA GTGAGGGTGACATCTCCTTCCCGCCCACGTACCGGTACGAGCGGGGCTCCCGGGACAGCTACATGTGGCAGAAGTTCAAGCCCACGGGG GTGAGGATCAATGTCCCCTCCTGGTGTGACCGCATCCTGTGGAAGTCACACCCAGAGACACACGTAGTCTGTAAATCCTATG GCTGCACCGATGACATCGTGACCAGCGACCACTCGCCCGTCTTTGCCACCTTCGAGGTGGGAGTAACGTCGCAGTTTGTGCCCAAGAAGG cccccggatCCGACCCCGAGCCCCTGGCCTGCATCGAGTGGGAGAGCATCGAGGTGATCGTGAAAACCGCCAGCCGCAGCAAGTGCTACATCGAGTTTCACTCGTACTGCCTGGAGG AAGCCCAGCGGAGTGGGGAGAACACCTCCCAGAGCTGCGACATCCCCGGCTTCCTCAAGTTGGCCTGGTCCGCAAAGAGTCTGCCTATG CTGCACCCCATCCTGCCGGACCTGGAGTACCTGGGGGACCAGCACCTGCTCCTCAGCATCAAGGGGGTGGAGAGCTGCGAGTCCTACG GCGAGTGCTGCATCGCCATGAAGTCGATGATCGGCAGCATGGCCCAGCAGTTTGAGACCTTTCTCTTCCACCGCGGCGAGGAGACGGGCTCCATGCGCGGCTGGATGAAGGTCCGGGTCCCCAAGGACAGGCGCAGCACCCGCGAGAGGCTCTACG AGTGGATCAGCTTTGAAGAGGACGACGCCGAGCCGGCAGCAGATGCCCCGACGTGCCCCAAGCCACCCCTGCAGCGCCTCAG GAGCCGGCCCCGCAGCCTTCCGGAGGCAGCCGCTGGCTACACCAACCCAGCCTACTTCATCTTCGAGGGGGTCCCCAACGCGTGGGTGCCAGCCCCCGGTTCCAGCGAAGCCCACGACAAGCAGATGGAGAGCCCGGCCAGGGGCCAGCAGTGCCAGAGCCCCCCTGGGCCACGAATACCTTTGCCATCAGAGGAAGAGCGATGGGGCAGCCGGCATCTCTGTGTGCCAGGGGGGCTGTCCCATGGACACCCATGCAGTCCCCCTGGCGTGGGCCGGCAGAAGAGACCCAAATCGGCCGTCCTGGTGAGGGACACACCAGGGCTGGGCGACTGCTCGCTGACAGCGCTGCACATGGCCACCTGCCTGAGCCAGCTGGACTGGGCGTCCTCTGAACACGGAGGGGACAGCCAGAAGACCCTGCTGCGCCAGACCCACAGCACCCTGAAGCCGCCCCCACGGCCCTGCCGGGAGGTGCCGAGGTGCACGCCGGATACTCGCCAGCACGGCCACCTAGGAGAG TGGCCCTGCAACAGGGAGGAGTGGTCCGGTGGCGTTGGCAGGTGCCTCGGTCACCTCGGcttgcagcaggacaaggaaagGCTGCAGGAACATGGCTGGAACCACTTGGACTCCTACAG GTCTCGCCGCCTGTCTccgtcctccctccccaaagcCGTGGAAGGACCATGCTGA
- the LOC141748292 gene encoding phosphatidylinositol 3,4,5-trisphosphate 5-phosphatase 2-like isoform X1 has protein sequence MAAASWYHRDISRVVAEELLAKAGRDGCFLVRDSESVSGAYALCLLFQRHVHTYRILPDDEGLLSVQVGAAVDAQRLNAAGVHSLPGLMPPGAMPGGSPATSRDVGRMQTIQGIQAKCFRTLPDLIGAYQQPNNGLVTPLLYPVHRARQAADEDSDGEDGRGSGHTASAVPTWGAGTGAWLSAPIAGRTHISQQLHQRLQEQVHSSPASDFMGFMAEYLNHHLQLDLEALRHGHPQLRHLSTALVTACRALHSEIDFTLAGLETLARVFDPPASPRSPAREQGLLTSDPDLELLLNKISTVNHLLSSLEKKVLKSLQETVSRHNLALPCVAAAPPPTAKPLAVQSFEVKVGKLQRAALTVDVESGTVAITKKGSGSPEETIPQDKILQLIKYQSVQSKVRLVYDREPQRSLSRDFVFPNARKREAFCQLLQLMKIQHSNLDEPDLISVYVGTWNMGSTPPPRSLASWLTSRGLGRTQDETTACIPHDIYVIGTQENSLGDREWVEFLRASLKTLMAIDYRVVALQCLWSIKIVVLVKPEHERRISHVHTSSVKTGIANTLGNKGAVGVSFLFNGTSFGFINCHLASGSEKTHRRNQNYSDILRSLVLGDKRLSAFDLTLRFTHLFWFGDLNYRLDMDVQDILAHVTKKEFETLLAVDQLNLEREKNKVFLRFSEGDISFPPTYRYERGSRDSYMWQKFKPTGVRINVPSWCDRILWKSHPETHVVCKSYGCTDDIVTSDHSPVFATFEVGVTSQFVPKKAPGSDPEPLACIEWESIEVIVKTASRSKCYIEFHSYCLEEAQRSGENTSQSCDIPGFLKLAWSAKSLPMLHPILPDLEYLGDQHLLLSIKGVESCESYGECCIAMKSMIGSMAQQFETFLFHRGEETGSMRGWMKVRVPKDRRSTRERLYEWISFEEDDAEPAADAPTCPKPPLQRLRSRPRSLPEAAAGYTNPAYFIFEGVPNAWVPAPGSSEAHDKQMESPARGQQCQSPPGPRIPLPSEEERWGSRHLCVPGGLSHGHPCSPPGVGRQKRPKSAVLVRDTPGLGDCSLTALHMATCLSQLDWASSEHGGDSQKTLLRQTHSTLKPPPRPCREVPRCTPDTRQHGHLGEWPCNREEWSGGVGRCLGHLGLQQDKERLQEHGWNHLDSYRYPQALDIGKGGTMRASSCGPGVPGRAPHPGGEER, from the exons ATGGCGGCAGCAAGCTGGTACCACCGGGACATCAGCCGGGTGGTGGCGGAggagctgctggccaaggccggGCGGGACGGCTGCTTCCTGGTGCGGGACAGCGAGTCGGTCTCGGGGGCGTATGCCCTCTGCCTCCT GTTCCAGCGGCATGTCCACACCTACCGCATCCTCCCTGATGACGAGGGGCTGCTCTCCGTCCAGGTGGGTGCAGCGGTGGATGCCCAGAGGCTGAATGCTGCTGGGGTGCACTCCCTGCCCGGACTAATGCCACCAGGCGCCATGCCAGGGGGGTCACCGGCTACGAGCAGGGACGTGGGCAGGATGCAG aCCATCCAGGGCATCCAGGCCAAGTGTTTCCGCACCCTCCCCGACCTGATCGGCGCCTACCAGCAGCCCAACAACGGGCTGGTGACGCCCCTGCTCTACCCCGTGCACCGGGCCAGGCAGGCGGCCGACGAGGACTCAG ACGGGGAGGACGGCCGAGGCAGTGGGCACACGGCGAGCGCGGTCCCGACCTGGGGAGCCGGGACGGGCGCGTGGCTCAGCGCTCCCATCGCCGGCCGGACCCACATCTCGCAGCAGCTGCAccagaggctgcaggagcaggtccACAGCAG CCCGGCCAGCGACTTCATGGGCTTCATGGCCGAGTACCTGAACCACCACCTGCAGCTGGACCTGGAGGCTCTGCGCCATGGGCACCCGCAGCTGCGCCATCTCAGCACCGCGCTCGTCACCGCCTGCCGGGCGCTGCACAG tgAGATTGACTTCACGCTGGCGGGACTGGAGACACTGGCCAGGGTGTTTgacccccccgcgtcccctcgcAGCCCGGCCAGGGAGCAG GGCCTCCTCACCAGCGATCCAGACCTTGAGCTGCTCCTCAACAAGATATCTACTGTCAACCATCTCCTCTCTTCGCTGGAGAAGAAG GTGCTGAAGTCGCTGCAGGAGACGGTGTCTAGACACAACCTGGCGCTGCCCTGCGTGGCAGCGGCCCCCCCGCCGACCGCCAAGCCCCTGGCCGTGCAGAGCTTCGAG GTGAAGGTGGGCAAGCTGCAGCGGGCAGCCCTGACGGTGGACGTGGAGTCGGGCACGGTGGCCATCACCAAGAAGGGCAGCGGGTCCCCGGAGGAGACCATCCCGCAGGACAAAA TCCTGCAGCTGATCAAATACCAGAGCGTGCAGAGCAAGGTGAGGCTGGTGTACGACCGGGAGCCGCAGAGGAGCCTGAGCAGAGACTTTGTCTTCCCCAATGCACGG AAGCGAGAGGCCTtttgccagctgctgcagctgatgaAGATCCAGCACTCCAACCTGGATGAGCCTGACCTCATCTCGGTCTATGTTGGGACATGGAACATGG GCAGCACCCCACCACCCCGCTCCCTCGCCTCCTGGCTGACCTCAAGGGGCTTGGGGCGCACGCAGGACGAGACCACCGCCTGCATCCCCCACGACATCTACGTTATCGGCACCCAGGAGAACTCCCTGGGTGACCGCGAGTGGGTCGAGTTCCTCCGCGCATCTCTGAAGACCCTGATGGCCATCGACTACCGCGTG gtCGCCCTGCAATGCCTCTGGAGCATCAAGATCGTGGTGCTGGTGAAGCCCGAGCACGAACGGCGCATCAGCCACGTCCACACCTCCAGCGTGAAAACCGGGATCGCCAACACGCTGG GGAACAAGGGAGCTGTGGGCGTCTCCTTCCTCTTCAATGGGACCTCCTTTGGTTTCATCAACTGCCACCTGGCCTCTGGCAGTGAGAAGACACACAG GCGTAACCAGAACTACAGTGACATCCTGCGCTCCCTGGTTCTGGGTGACAAGCGGCTCAGCGCCTTCGACCTCACCCTGCGCTTCACCCACCTCTTCTGGTTCGGGGACCTCAACTACCGCCTGGACATGGATGTGCAG GACATCCTTGCCCACGTAACCAAGAAGGAGTTTGAAACCCTCCTGGCTGTTGACCAGCTCAACCTGGAGCGGGAGAAGAACAAGGTGTTCCTGCGATTCA GTGAGGGTGACATCTCCTTCCCGCCCACGTACCGGTACGAGCGGGGCTCCCGGGACAGCTACATGTGGCAGAAGTTCAAGCCCACGGGG GTGAGGATCAATGTCCCCTCCTGGTGTGACCGCATCCTGTGGAAGTCACACCCAGAGACACACGTAGTCTGTAAATCCTATG GCTGCACCGATGACATCGTGACCAGCGACCACTCGCCCGTCTTTGCCACCTTCGAGGTGGGAGTAACGTCGCAGTTTGTGCCCAAGAAGG cccccggatCCGACCCCGAGCCCCTGGCCTGCATCGAGTGGGAGAGCATCGAGGTGATCGTGAAAACCGCCAGCCGCAGCAAGTGCTACATCGAGTTTCACTCGTACTGCCTGGAGG AAGCCCAGCGGAGTGGGGAGAACACCTCCCAGAGCTGCGACATCCCCGGCTTCCTCAAGTTGGCCTGGTCCGCAAAGAGTCTGCCTATG CTGCACCCCATCCTGCCGGACCTGGAGTACCTGGGGGACCAGCACCTGCTCCTCAGCATCAAGGGGGTGGAGAGCTGCGAGTCCTACG GCGAGTGCTGCATCGCCATGAAGTCGATGATCGGCAGCATGGCCCAGCAGTTTGAGACCTTTCTCTTCCACCGCGGCGAGGAGACGGGCTCCATGCGCGGCTGGATGAAGGTCCGGGTCCCCAAGGACAGGCGCAGCACCCGCGAGAGGCTCTACG AGTGGATCAGCTTTGAAGAGGACGACGCCGAGCCGGCAGCAGATGCCCCGACGTGCCCCAAGCCACCCCTGCAGCGCCTCAG GAGCCGGCCCCGCAGCCTTCCGGAGGCAGCCGCTGGCTACACCAACCCAGCCTACTTCATCTTCGAGGGGGTCCCCAACGCGTGGGTGCCAGCCCCCGGTTCCAGCGAAGCCCACGACAAGCAGATGGAGAGCCCGGCCAGGGGCCAGCAGTGCCAGAGCCCCCCTGGGCCACGAATACCTTTGCCATCAGAGGAAGAGCGATGGGGCAGCCGGCATCTCTGTGTGCCAGGGGGGCTGTCCCATGGACACCCATGCAGTCCCCCTGGCGTGGGCCGGCAGAAGAGACCCAAATCGGCCGTCCTGGTGAGGGACACACCAGGGCTGGGCGACTGCTCGCTGACAGCGCTGCACATGGCCACCTGCCTGAGCCAGCTGGACTGGGCGTCCTCTGAACACGGAGGGGACAGCCAGAAGACCCTGCTGCGCCAGACCCACAGCACCCTGAAGCCGCCCCCACGGCCCTGCCGGGAGGTGCCGAGGTGCACGCCGGATACTCGCCAGCACGGCCACCTAGGAGAG TGGCCCTGCAACAGGGAGGAGTGGTCCGGTGGCGTTGGCAGGTGCCTCGGTCACCTCGGcttgcagcaggacaaggaaagGCTGCAGGAACATGGCTGGAACCACTTGGACTCCTACAGGTACCCCCAGGCACTGGATATTGGAAAGGGGGGCACCATGCGAGCCAGCTCCTGTGGCCCTGGGGTCCCTGGCAGAGCCCCGCACCCCGGGGGGGAGGAGAGGTGA
- the LOC141748292 gene encoding phosphatidylinositol 3,4,5-trisphosphate 5-phosphatase 2-like isoform X3, giving the protein MAAASWYHRDISRVVAEELLAKAGRDGCFLVRDSESVSGAYALCLLFQRHVHTYRILPDDEGLLSVQTIQGIQAKCFRTLPDLIGAYQQPNNGLVTPLLYPVHRARQAADEDSDGEDGRGSGHTASAVPTWGAGTGAWLSAPIAGRTHISQQLHQRLQEQVHSSPASDFMGFMAEYLNHHLQLDLEALRHGHPQLRHLSTALVTACRALHSEIDFTLAGLETLARVFDPPASPRSPAREQGLLTSDPDLELLLNKISTVNHLLSSLEKKVLKSLQETVSRHNLALPCVAAAPPPTAKPLAVQSFEVKVGKLQRAALTVDVESGTVAITKKGSGSPEETIPQDKILQLIKYQSVQSKVRLVYDREPQRSLSRDFVFPNARKREAFCQLLQLMKIQHSNLDEPDLISVYVGTWNMGSTPPPRSLASWLTSRGLGRTQDETTACIPHDIYVIGTQENSLGDREWVEFLRASLKTLMAIDYRVVALQCLWSIKIVVLVKPEHERRISHVHTSSVKTGIANTLGNKGAVGVSFLFNGTSFGFINCHLASGSEKTHRRNQNYSDILRSLVLGDKRLSAFDLTLRFTHLFWFGDLNYRLDMDVQDILAHVTKKEFETLLAVDQLNLEREKNKVFLRFSEGDISFPPTYRYERGSRDSYMWQKFKPTGVRINVPSWCDRILWKSHPETHVVCKSYGCTDDIVTSDHSPVFATFEVGVTSQFVPKKAPGSDPEPLACIEWESIEVIVKTASRSKCYIEFHSYCLEEAQRSGENTSQSCDIPGFLKLAWSAKSLPMLHPILPDLEYLGDQHLLLSIKGVESCESYGECCIAMKSMIGSMAQQFETFLFHRGEETGSMRGWMKVRVPKDRRSTRERLYEWISFEEDDAEPAADAPTCPKPPLQRLRSRPRSLPEAAAGYTNPAYFIFEGVPNAWVPAPGSSEAHDKQMESPARGQQCQSPPGPRIPLPSEEERWGSRHLCVPGGLSHGHPCSPPGVGRQKRPKSAVLVRDTPGLGDCSLTALHMATCLSQLDWASSEHGGDSQKTLLRQTHSTLKPPPRPCREVPRCTPDTRQHGHLGEWPCNREEWSGGVGRCLGHLGLQQDKERLQEHGWNHLDSYRYPQALDIGKGGTMRASSCGPGVPGRAPHPGGEER; this is encoded by the exons ATGGCGGCAGCAAGCTGGTACCACCGGGACATCAGCCGGGTGGTGGCGGAggagctgctggccaaggccggGCGGGACGGCTGCTTCCTGGTGCGGGACAGCGAGTCGGTCTCGGGGGCGTATGCCCTCTGCCTCCT GTTCCAGCGGCATGTCCACACCTACCGCATCCTCCCTGATGACGAGGGGCTGCTCTCCGTCCAG aCCATCCAGGGCATCCAGGCCAAGTGTTTCCGCACCCTCCCCGACCTGATCGGCGCCTACCAGCAGCCCAACAACGGGCTGGTGACGCCCCTGCTCTACCCCGTGCACCGGGCCAGGCAGGCGGCCGACGAGGACTCAG ACGGGGAGGACGGCCGAGGCAGTGGGCACACGGCGAGCGCGGTCCCGACCTGGGGAGCCGGGACGGGCGCGTGGCTCAGCGCTCCCATCGCCGGCCGGACCCACATCTCGCAGCAGCTGCAccagaggctgcaggagcaggtccACAGCAG CCCGGCCAGCGACTTCATGGGCTTCATGGCCGAGTACCTGAACCACCACCTGCAGCTGGACCTGGAGGCTCTGCGCCATGGGCACCCGCAGCTGCGCCATCTCAGCACCGCGCTCGTCACCGCCTGCCGGGCGCTGCACAG tgAGATTGACTTCACGCTGGCGGGACTGGAGACACTGGCCAGGGTGTTTgacccccccgcgtcccctcgcAGCCCGGCCAGGGAGCAG GGCCTCCTCACCAGCGATCCAGACCTTGAGCTGCTCCTCAACAAGATATCTACTGTCAACCATCTCCTCTCTTCGCTGGAGAAGAAG GTGCTGAAGTCGCTGCAGGAGACGGTGTCTAGACACAACCTGGCGCTGCCCTGCGTGGCAGCGGCCCCCCCGCCGACCGCCAAGCCCCTGGCCGTGCAGAGCTTCGAG GTGAAGGTGGGCAAGCTGCAGCGGGCAGCCCTGACGGTGGACGTGGAGTCGGGCACGGTGGCCATCACCAAGAAGGGCAGCGGGTCCCCGGAGGAGACCATCCCGCAGGACAAAA TCCTGCAGCTGATCAAATACCAGAGCGTGCAGAGCAAGGTGAGGCTGGTGTACGACCGGGAGCCGCAGAGGAGCCTGAGCAGAGACTTTGTCTTCCCCAATGCACGG AAGCGAGAGGCCTtttgccagctgctgcagctgatgaAGATCCAGCACTCCAACCTGGATGAGCCTGACCTCATCTCGGTCTATGTTGGGACATGGAACATGG GCAGCACCCCACCACCCCGCTCCCTCGCCTCCTGGCTGACCTCAAGGGGCTTGGGGCGCACGCAGGACGAGACCACCGCCTGCATCCCCCACGACATCTACGTTATCGGCACCCAGGAGAACTCCCTGGGTGACCGCGAGTGGGTCGAGTTCCTCCGCGCATCTCTGAAGACCCTGATGGCCATCGACTACCGCGTG gtCGCCCTGCAATGCCTCTGGAGCATCAAGATCGTGGTGCTGGTGAAGCCCGAGCACGAACGGCGCATCAGCCACGTCCACACCTCCAGCGTGAAAACCGGGATCGCCAACACGCTGG GGAACAAGGGAGCTGTGGGCGTCTCCTTCCTCTTCAATGGGACCTCCTTTGGTTTCATCAACTGCCACCTGGCCTCTGGCAGTGAGAAGACACACAG GCGTAACCAGAACTACAGTGACATCCTGCGCTCCCTGGTTCTGGGTGACAAGCGGCTCAGCGCCTTCGACCTCACCCTGCGCTTCACCCACCTCTTCTGGTTCGGGGACCTCAACTACCGCCTGGACATGGATGTGCAG GACATCCTTGCCCACGTAACCAAGAAGGAGTTTGAAACCCTCCTGGCTGTTGACCAGCTCAACCTGGAGCGGGAGAAGAACAAGGTGTTCCTGCGATTCA GTGAGGGTGACATCTCCTTCCCGCCCACGTACCGGTACGAGCGGGGCTCCCGGGACAGCTACATGTGGCAGAAGTTCAAGCCCACGGGG GTGAGGATCAATGTCCCCTCCTGGTGTGACCGCATCCTGTGGAAGTCACACCCAGAGACACACGTAGTCTGTAAATCCTATG GCTGCACCGATGACATCGTGACCAGCGACCACTCGCCCGTCTTTGCCACCTTCGAGGTGGGAGTAACGTCGCAGTTTGTGCCCAAGAAGG cccccggatCCGACCCCGAGCCCCTGGCCTGCATCGAGTGGGAGAGCATCGAGGTGATCGTGAAAACCGCCAGCCGCAGCAAGTGCTACATCGAGTTTCACTCGTACTGCCTGGAGG AAGCCCAGCGGAGTGGGGAGAACACCTCCCAGAGCTGCGACATCCCCGGCTTCCTCAAGTTGGCCTGGTCCGCAAAGAGTCTGCCTATG CTGCACCCCATCCTGCCGGACCTGGAGTACCTGGGGGACCAGCACCTGCTCCTCAGCATCAAGGGGGTGGAGAGCTGCGAGTCCTACG GCGAGTGCTGCATCGCCATGAAGTCGATGATCGGCAGCATGGCCCAGCAGTTTGAGACCTTTCTCTTCCACCGCGGCGAGGAGACGGGCTCCATGCGCGGCTGGATGAAGGTCCGGGTCCCCAAGGACAGGCGCAGCACCCGCGAGAGGCTCTACG AGTGGATCAGCTTTGAAGAGGACGACGCCGAGCCGGCAGCAGATGCCCCGACGTGCCCCAAGCCACCCCTGCAGCGCCTCAG GAGCCGGCCCCGCAGCCTTCCGGAGGCAGCCGCTGGCTACACCAACCCAGCCTACTTCATCTTCGAGGGGGTCCCCAACGCGTGGGTGCCAGCCCCCGGTTCCAGCGAAGCCCACGACAAGCAGATGGAGAGCCCGGCCAGGGGCCAGCAGTGCCAGAGCCCCCCTGGGCCACGAATACCTTTGCCATCAGAGGAAGAGCGATGGGGCAGCCGGCATCTCTGTGTGCCAGGGGGGCTGTCCCATGGACACCCATGCAGTCCCCCTGGCGTGGGCCGGCAGAAGAGACCCAAATCGGCCGTCCTGGTGAGGGACACACCAGGGCTGGGCGACTGCTCGCTGACAGCGCTGCACATGGCCACCTGCCTGAGCCAGCTGGACTGGGCGTCCTCTGAACACGGAGGGGACAGCCAGAAGACCCTGCTGCGCCAGACCCACAGCACCCTGAAGCCGCCCCCACGGCCCTGCCGGGAGGTGCCGAGGTGCACGCCGGATACTCGCCAGCACGGCCACCTAGGAGAG TGGCCCTGCAACAGGGAGGAGTGGTCCGGTGGCGTTGGCAGGTGCCTCGGTCACCTCGGcttgcagcaggacaaggaaagGCTGCAGGAACATGGCTGGAACCACTTGGACTCCTACAGGTACCCCCAGGCACTGGATATTGGAAAGGGGGGCACCATGCGAGCCAGCTCCTGTGGCCCTGGGGTCCCTGGCAGAGCCCCGCACCCCGGGGGGGAGGAGAGGTGA